The following are encoded in a window of Vitis riparia cultivar Riparia Gloire de Montpellier isolate 1030 unplaced genomic scaffold, EGFV_Vit.rip_1.0 scaffold567_pilon_pilon, whole genome shotgun sequence genomic DNA:
- the LOC117910063 gene encoding uncharacterized protein LOC117910063, whose product WAPFLLLHLGGPDTITAYSLEDNELWLRHLLGLVVQVGVAFYVFLRSWAGTRLTFLSIPMFAAGIIKYGERTWVLMSASNNHLRESLLPSPDPRPDYVEIMREATTIVFHKDKGDITSPDGKYIDEAYSLFKNQFRHLYADLILSFSDRKNSEPIIRHLSPEEAFQVVEMEISFMYDVLYTKATVVYSLLGILLRTASFFSTISTLVIFCFFIDKHEFSNIDINITYLLLLGAIFLEIYAIIMLILSDWSIVWLSSKKNSLTDSICQAITPFRSVLTSDKRWSRRMAQNNLINSCLRDNTKFNQVSRFFDMNRFLERYWYMKWEKVDDMKKPIFSLLLQMTNHAKDLRSLLKHRGDYVITKWGFIETLGWSVVDVEFDHSILLWHIATDLCSYSDEDPNPKARCKISKCLSKYMLYLLVMCPFMLPKGIGEFRFRDTCAEAKRFFQQKSEFISTKNEACKLLLQVNTKHEPREVKGDKSKSVLFEACRLAKMLESLEMKAGEKWEMVSDVWVEMLCHAATHCGWIQHGQQLRRGGELLTHVSLLMAHLGSVSNSK is encoded by the coding sequence tgggcACCATTTCTTCTCCTACACCTTGGTGGCCCGGATACCATCACTGCTTACTCCTTGGAAGACAATGAGTTGTGGTTAAGGCACTTGCTTGGTCTAGTTGTTCAAGTTGGAGTGGCTTTTTATGTGTTTCTGAGGTCATGGGCAGGAACTCGACTCACATTTCtatccattccaatgtttgctGCTGGAATTATCAAGTATGGAGAGAGGACTTGGGTTCTCATGTCTGCAAGCAACAATCACTTGAGAGAGTCTTTGCTTCCATCTCCCGATCCTAGACCGGATTATGTTGAAATCATGAGAGAAGCTACAACGATTGTATTTCACAAAGATAAGGGCGACATTACTAGTCCTGATGgaaaatatattgatgaagcTTACTCCTTATTCAAGAACCAATTCCGGCATCTATATGCAGACCTCATCCTCAGCTTTAGTGACAGAAAAAACAGTGAGCCCATCATCAGGCACCTGTCACCCGAAGAGGCCTTCCAAGTGGTAGAGATGGAGATCAGTTTTATGTATGATGTGCTCTACACCAAGGCAACTGTGGTTTATTCTCTCCTGGGCATTCTTCTCCGCACTGCCAGCTTCTTCTCTACTATTTCTACCTTAGTGATCTTCTGCTTCTTCATCGATAAGCATGAGTTCTCAAACATTGACATCAACATTACTTACTTATTACTCTTAGGAGCTATTTTTCTAGAGATTTATGCTATCATTATGCTGATTTTGTCTGACTGGAGCATCGTCTGGTTGAGCAGTAAGAAGAACTCCCTCACTGATTCCATTTGCCAGGCCATCACCCCTTTTCGATCAGTTTTAACCAGTGACAAGAGATGGTCTAGACGCATGGCACAGAACAACTTAATTAATTCTTGCCTCAGAGACAACACTAAGTTCAATCAGGTTTCCAGGTTCTTTGACATGAACAGATTCTTAGAGAGGTACTGGTACATGAAGTGGGAGaaggtggatgacatgaagaaACCCATCTTCAGCTTGCTTCTACAGATGACAAATCATGCCAAGGATCTCAGGTCACTACTAAAACACAGAGGCGATTATGTGATTACGAAATGGGGGTTTATTGAGACACTTGGTTGGAGTGTAGTTGATGTCGAATTTGATCACAGCATCCTCCTTTGGCATATCGCAACAGATCTCTGTAGCTATTCTGATGAGGACCCCAATCctaaagcaagatgcaaaataaGCAAATGCTTATCCAAATATATGTTGTATCTGCTAGTCATGTGTCCATTTATGCTGCCTAAAGGGATAGGGGAGTTTAGGTTCCGAGACACCTGTGCAGAGGCCAAAagattttttcaacaaaaaagcGAGTTTATATCTACCAAAAATGAAGCTTGCAAATTGTTGCTTCAAGTTAACACGAAACATGAGCCCAGAGAAGTGAAAGGAGATAAAAGCAAGTCAGTGTTATTCGAGGCATGTAGGCTTGCCAAAATGTTGGAATCTCTGGAAATGAAGGCTGGAGAGAAATGGGAGATGGTAAGCGATGTGTGGGTGGAGATGTTGTGTCATGCTGCCACTCATTGTGGGTGGATTCAACACGGTCAGCAACTTAGGCGGGGCGGGGAGTTGCTCACTCATGTGAGCCTACTCATGGCACACCTCGGTTCAGTGAGCAATTCCAAGTAG